From bacterium, one genomic window encodes:
- a CDS encoding transglycosylase domain-containing protein yields the protein MALDLEIIRRRKRRARIVLLVLVAVGVGAGFAFDRLREARDGYLAAKIDAGRAALARRAGLTFSYGAITTDMTTNVRLTDLRLSPSGGGPEILRAANAQLTFELAPSLAVPVKLTGVSLEDTDIRLAIDSGGKPNIPLELLSESGNVRVNKSPETPAGDSVADRILGSLMGVELAIKRGRVEFVDERFARTPPGRVTMNNVDAGVFVDLVGRRVTGRAVGGVGPDGGSFEIVMSASGDAQRVELSGRGLSLAFLAPYLPEGVRVGDDSRLDGDVTVTRRNGDAVLPVRFDGELRNLTVEDPRLAPRPITGVRLKATGDLRVDHATRRVEIPGARVYLGPAFMDLAGSASLPQGEKPVVDITARADALPVQALLDALPRDFAPKIVGARADGAIDASLALFLDFANPRTARITPAVEVRNFRVTTPPGEANVFKLKGPFTHTAFKKGQAVKTFVVGPENPDFVPYESIGRTVVGAVLTCEDGRFFRHHGFVLKHVQDSIVTNLKKERFARGASTVSMQTTKNLFLSQEKTASRKFQEMLLTWWMEEEIPKERILEIYLNIIEWGPGIYGIGPAARHYFGKHPSDLSALQAAFLGSIISNPVYFHRFYDRGYVGGHSTLLAFILGKMAERGTITADIAAWCEPYQPVFSKDGKPAPGGCVKPEDWEERQAAILAEQEALEKTVAGADGAPKDQPVVLSPGESAPPAAPRDPVKLIPPP from the coding sequence ATGGCACTCGATCTCGAAATCATCCGGCGACGCAAACGGCGCGCGCGCATCGTTCTTCTCGTCCTCGTCGCCGTCGGTGTCGGCGCGGGCTTCGCTTTCGATCGCCTGCGCGAGGCGCGCGACGGCTACCTCGCCGCGAAAATCGATGCCGGCCGCGCGGCGCTCGCCCGGCGCGCCGGCCTGACCTTCAGCTACGGCGCGATCACGACGGACATGACGACCAATGTCCGCCTGACCGATCTGCGCCTGTCGCCCTCGGGCGGCGGTCCGGAAATCCTCCGCGCGGCGAACGCACAGCTTACGTTCGAACTCGCTCCGTCGCTCGCCGTTCCGGTAAAGCTGACCGGCGTATCGCTCGAGGACACCGACATTCGACTCGCGATCGACTCCGGCGGCAAGCCGAATATTCCCCTGGAGCTGCTCTCCGAATCGGGGAATGTGCGCGTGAACAAATCGCCGGAAACGCCCGCCGGCGATTCCGTCGCCGATCGCATCCTCGGCTCGCTTATGGGCGTGGAGCTGGCGATCAAGCGCGGGCGCGTCGAATTCGTGGACGAGCGTTTCGCGCGCACGCCGCCCGGCCGCGTCACGATGAACAACGTCGACGCCGGCGTATTCGTTGATCTCGTCGGCCGGCGCGTCACCGGCCGCGCGGTAGGCGGCGTCGGGCCGGACGGGGGATCGTTTGAGATCGTGATGTCCGCGTCGGGCGACGCGCAGCGCGTGGAACTGTCCGGACGCGGCCTCTCGCTTGCGTTCCTCGCGCCGTATCTTCCCGAAGGCGTCCGCGTCGGCGACGACAGCCGCCTCGACGGCGATGTGACCGTCACCCGCCGCAACGGCGACGCCGTCCTGCCCGTCCGGTTCGACGGCGAATTGCGAAACCTCACCGTGGAAGACCCGCGTCTCGCCCCGCGGCCGATCACCGGCGTGCGCCTGAAGGCGACCGGCGATTTGCGCGTCGATCACGCCACCCGCCGCGTCGAGATTCCCGGCGCGCGCGTTTACCTTGGCCCCGCGTTCATGGACCTGGCCGGCTCCGCGTCCCTGCCCCAGGGCGAAAAGCCGGTTGTCGATATCACCGCGCGCGCCGACGCCTTGCCGGTTCAAGCGCTATTGGACGCCCTGCCGCGCGATTTCGCGCCGAAGATCGTGGGCGCGCGCGCCGACGGCGCGATCGACGCGAGCCTTGCGCTGTTTCTGGATTTCGCGAATCCCCGCACCGCGCGCATCACGCCCGCGGTCGAGGTGCGCAATTTCCGCGTGACGACGCCGCCCGGCGAGGCGAACGTTTTCAAACTCAAGGGACCGTTCACGCACACCGCGTTCAAGAAGGGCCAGGCGGTCAAGACGTTTGTCGTCGGTCCGGAGAATCCCGACTTCGTGCCCTACGAATCGATCGGCCGCACCGTCGTCGGCGCGGTGCTGACCTGCGAGGACGGCCGCTTCTTCCGCCACCACGGATTCGTGCTCAAACACGTGCAAGACAGCATCGTCACGAATCTGAAAAAGGAGCGCTTCGCGCGCGGCGCCAGCACCGTGTCCATGCAGACGACAAAAAACCTTTTTCTCTCGCAAGAAAAAACCGCGTCGCGCAAATTTCAGGAAATGCTGCTGACCTGGTGGATGGAAGAGGAAATTCCCAAGGAGCGGATCCTCGAAATTTACCTGAACATCATCGAATGGGGTCCGGGAATCTACGGAATCGGCCCCGCCGCCAGGCACTATTTCGGCAAGCACCCGTCCGATCTGTCGGCGCTGCAAGCCGCGTTTCTCGGCAGCATCATCTCGAACCCCGTCTATTTCCACCGCTTCTACGATCGCGGCTACGTCGGCGGGCACTCGACGCTGCTCGCGTTCATCCTCGGCAAGATGGCCGAACGCGGCACGATCACCGCCGACATCGCCGCCTGGTGCGAGCCGTATCAGCCGGTGTTTTCGAAAGACGGCAAGCCCGCGCCGGGCGGATGCGTCAAGCCGGAGGATTGGGAGGAACGCCAGGCCGCGATCCTCGCCGAACAGGAAGCGCTCGAAAAGACCGTCGCCGGCGCGGACGGCGCTCCGAAGGACCAACCCGTCGTCCTGTCGCCTGGCGAGAGTGCGCCGCCGGCCGCGCCACGAGATCCCGTCAAGCTCATCCCGCCGCCCC
- a CDS encoding histidine kinase — MSERFPRKLAALSPFRVRDILLVSTPYDAFMIEEDGPLFERLWAEFMKRDLTAPPRLTHARTGEEALAQLGKRRFDLVLTMARLSDMELSRFAREKAKVAPDVPLVLLASDITRTGGEEEARRPEGVDDLFLWRGDARILVPIIHLVEDRRNVEHDVALAGVRVIIVAEDSAAFASTLLVAVYEELARQAAALFAEGANVGERILATQTRPKMLHATSYEAAWALYERYRANVLAVISDIAMPRGGRVDPRAGFALAEAVRETDPLVPMLLTSSETENEAEADRARLHFVDKNSPRFAEALREFMLEELGFGDFVFRTPDGQVVGRARELRRLAGVIEKMPDESIVFHARRNHFSNWLMARSEFALAERLRPRRIEEFADAAELRRFLVETLRAARTAASAGVIMDYSPEDFSRHRFVRLSSGSIGGKARGLAFLNQMLAERGDDVFGGLTVRLPQTFALGIETYDEFLAANHLHDLVDDPPDDDEIAKRFYRASLPADLRRRLLAIVEAIERPIAVRSSSLLEDSLYHPFAGVYLTHVVPNAGASAPRRAAALEGAIRLVYASALSQHARDYYEASGLSGERERMGIVIQPLVGRARGERFYPTASGVAQSFNHYSTGRQKPEEGAANIALGLGRLVMEGGAGLRFSPRHPDALVEFASPEAIVERTQREFYAVDLAAKIKRREDFDRIVRRFALEAAEADGVLPLVGGVYDADDRRIRADFSRAGARVVDFENILRHRAIPLADALCELLELARRGTGTDVEIEFAMEMGDFGRMTPPGEERRPPILYLTQLRPQAAAPGLDDIGARLPARERCVVASDAALGHGVLRDIGDVIFVDPVAWSAGAHKEIAKELGALNDDLASENRPYILIGPGRWGSRDPWLGIPVRFREISMARVIVEASPAGYDVEPSQGTHFFQNLVALKIGYLFLPPGTGPDNDASNRLDWPWLLEQTPLKRTPHLRSLRFESPLKVTLDGRARRGFVEKT, encoded by the coding sequence ATGTCCGAGCGCTTTCCCCGCAAGCTCGCCGCGCTGTCGCCGTTTCGCGTGCGCGACATCCTGCTCGTATCGACGCCGTACGACGCGTTCATGATCGAGGAGGACGGCCCGCTGTTCGAGCGATTGTGGGCCGAGTTCATGAAGCGCGATCTCACGGCGCCGCCGCGGCTGACGCACGCGCGCACGGGCGAGGAGGCGCTGGCGCAGCTTGGCAAGCGGCGGTTCGACCTCGTGCTGACGATGGCGCGTTTATCCGACATGGAGCTTTCGCGCTTCGCGCGCGAGAAGGCGAAGGTGGCGCCGGATGTGCCGCTCGTGTTGCTCGCGTCGGACATCACGCGGACGGGCGGCGAGGAGGAGGCGCGCCGGCCCGAGGGCGTGGATGACCTTTTTTTGTGGCGCGGCGACGCGAGGATCCTCGTGCCGATCATCCACCTCGTCGAGGACCGGCGGAACGTCGAGCACGACGTGGCGCTCGCGGGGGTGCGCGTCATCATCGTCGCGGAGGATTCCGCGGCGTTCGCCTCGACGCTTTTGGTCGCGGTGTACGAGGAACTGGCGCGACAGGCGGCCGCCCTTTTCGCCGAGGGCGCGAACGTCGGCGAGCGCATCCTCGCGACGCAGACGCGCCCCAAGATGCTTCACGCCACGAGCTATGAAGCGGCGTGGGCGCTGTACGAACGCTATCGCGCGAACGTGCTCGCCGTCATCAGCGACATCGCGATGCCTCGCGGCGGGCGGGTCGATCCGCGCGCGGGATTCGCGCTCGCCGAGGCGGTGCGCGAGACCGATCCGCTGGTGCCGATGTTGCTGACCTCGAGCGAGACGGAAAACGAGGCCGAGGCGGATCGCGCGCGCCTGCACTTTGTAGACAAGAACTCGCCGCGATTCGCCGAAGCGCTTCGCGAATTCATGCTCGAAGAGTTGGGATTCGGCGATTTCGTTTTCCGCACGCCCGATGGACAGGTGGTCGGCCGCGCGCGGGAGCTTCGCCGGCTCGCCGGCGTCATCGAGAAAATGCCGGACGAGTCGATCGTCTTCCACGCGCGCCGAAATCATTTTTCCAACTGGCTCATGGCCCGAAGCGAATTCGCGCTCGCCGAGCGCCTGCGCCCCCGGCGCATCGAGGAATTCGCGGACGCCGCGGAACTGCGGCGCTTTCTCGTCGAGACGCTGCGCGCGGCACGCACCGCCGCGAGCGCCGGCGTCATCATGGATTATTCGCCGGAGGATTTTTCGCGCCACCGCTTCGTGCGGCTGTCGTCCGGTTCCATCGGCGGCAAGGCTCGCGGCCTCGCGTTCCTGAACCAGATGCTCGCCGAGCGCGGCGACGACGTGTTTGGGGGGCTCACCGTGCGCCTGCCGCAAACGTTCGCGCTCGGCATCGAGACGTATGACGAATTTCTCGCGGCTAACCATCTGCACGACCTGGTCGACGATCCGCCGGACGACGACGAGATCGCGAAGCGGTTTTACCGCGCGTCGCTGCCGGCCGATCTGCGCCGCCGGCTCCTTGCGATCGTCGAGGCGATCGAGCGGCCGATCGCCGTGCGTTCATCGAGCCTGCTCGAGGACTCGCTGTATCACCCCTTCGCGGGCGTGTACCTGACACACGTCGTGCCAAACGCCGGCGCGTCCGCGCCGCGCCGCGCGGCGGCGCTCGAGGGCGCGATTCGCCTGGTGTACGCGTCGGCGCTATCGCAACACGCGCGCGACTACTACGAGGCGTCGGGTTTGTCGGGCGAACGCGAGCGCATGGGCATCGTCATCCAGCCCCTTGTCGGACGCGCGCGGGGCGAGCGGTTTTATCCGACGGCGTCCGGCGTCGCGCAGTCGTTCAATCATTATTCCACCGGCCGGCAAAAGCCCGAGGAAGGCGCCGCAAACATCGCGCTTGGCCTGGGGCGCCTGGTGATGGAGGGCGGCGCGGGGTTGCGCTTTTCGCCGCGTCACCCGGACGCGCTCGTTGAATTCGCGTCGCCCGAGGCGATCGTCGAGCGAACGCAACGGGAGTTCTACGCGGTCGATCTGGCCGCGAAAATCAAGCGCCGCGAGGACTTCGATCGCATCGTGCGGCGGTTCGCGCTCGAGGCCGCGGAGGCCGACGGGGTGCTCCCGCTTGTCGGCGGCGTGTACGACGCGGACGATCGGCGCATCCGCGCGGATTTTTCGCGGGCCGGCGCGCGCGTGGTGGATTTCGAGAACATCCTTCGACATCGCGCGATACCGCTGGCGGACGCGTTGTGCGAGCTGCTGGAGCTTGCGCGCCGGGGAACGGGCACGGACGTGGAGATCGAATTCGCGATGGAGATGGGCGATTTCGGCCGCATGACGCCGCCGGGCGAGGAGCGCCGGCCGCCGATCCTGTATCTCACGCAGCTTCGCCCGCAGGCGGCCGCGCCGGGACTCGACGACATCGGCGCGCGGCTTCCGGCGCGCGAGCGGTGCGTCGTGGCGAGCGACGCCGCGCTTGGACATGGCGTGCTGCGCGACATCGGCGATGTCATTTTCGTCGATCCGGTCGCGTGGTCGGCCGGCGCGCACAAGGAGATCGCGAAGGAACTTGGCGCGTTGAACGACGATCTCGCGAGCGAAAATCGGCCGTACATTCTGATCGGCCCGGGCCGCTGGGGTTCGCGCGATCCGTGGCTCGGCATTCCCGTTCGTTTTCGGGAGATTTCGATGGCGCGCGTCATCGTGGAGGCATCGCCCGCGGGCTACGACGTGGAGCCGTCGCAGGGCACGCACTTTTTTCAGAACCTCGTCGCCTTGAAAATCGGCTACCTGTTCCTGCCGCCGGGCACGGGGCCGGACAATGATGCGTCGAATCGCCTCGATTGGCCGTGGCTGCTCGAACAAACGCCGCTCAAACGCACGCCACACCTGCGCAGCCTGCGTTTTGAATCGCCGCTCAAGGTGACGCTGGACGGGCGGGCGAGGCGGGGGTTCGTGGAGAAGACGTGA
- a CDS encoding thioredoxin family protein, producing the protein MKSAVRRRFLRLLRRPLARRVLLHPRVVRAYVRHEARALLRHRVLKCAPARSIARRLDAATLAIAAWPRAVAGRYFAITAPAARPHALKRPWVAAAAAVLIVLFAASALAQDDESEDVHQLVVTELIASQGSAGPGEEFRVGVRFKLVDRWHVYWTNPGDAGIPTTVEWGAPEGFTVSETQYPAPIRFGGTGEELSGYGYEKEVLLFADVRAPDDLAPGDVTFTAKAAWLVCREKCIPGDKELSLTLPVHPAETAGVHASLFDRYAALVPVSDADATQVNVAATLSASAVRPEEEFTALFVVRAAGDSKIAARRDAHMPLLIPSAPQNYEVDSVTTLEAGPAEELAVKLTGRTFPGDAASEKVGGVFQLSLVRGEESTPLAVSFETALPRVPAGAAVTKNALSSTDISRGSAGPDPMKGALGTPAAAPPFLLMLVFGFFGGVILNFMPCVLPVVSIKIMTLMRHAELTPRQIRVHGVAYTVGIVASFALLAGLVGVLKAGGEAVGWGFQFQSPLFVSLLAAVVFVFALSLFGVFEIQAPSSGLFAEASSREGIAGSLASGAFATLLATPCTAPFLGTALGFAFSQPLITTLLVFMTIGLGLAFPFLALAFVPAWARSLPKPGDWMDTFRAIMGFLLVATVIWLLDVLGQQVGAAGLTRMLIFLGVLAVAAFIAGRFGSIMRAARVRAVAYTVALIIALAGAAMTLRFTPAPASAAGVDQSGGHAWEAFSEDRVRELADSGRTVFIDFTAAWCWTCKVNEGAVINTDEIREAFKTYNVAAVKGDWTSRDPAITAYLKRHGKAGVPLYVVIAPGRADAPVLLPEIVTRDMVVEAVKRAAESAS; encoded by the coding sequence ATGAAATCCGCCGTTCGCCGGCGATTCCTCCGCCTTTTGCGCAGACCGTTGGCGCGGCGCGTGCTGCTGCATCCGCGCGTGGTGCGGGCGTATGTCCGCCACGAGGCGCGCGCGCTCCTTCGCCATCGCGTACTGAAATGCGCCCCGGCCCGGTCGATCGCGCGCCGTCTCGATGCGGCCACGCTCGCGATTGCCGCCTGGCCGCGCGCCGTCGCGGGGCGCTATTTCGCGATCACGGCGCCCGCCGCGCGCCCGCACGCCTTGAAACGTCCCTGGGTTGCCGCCGCCGCGGCCGTGCTCATCGTGCTTTTCGCGGCGTCCGCGCTCGCGCAAGACGACGAAAGCGAGGACGTCCACCAGCTTGTCGTGACGGAACTGATCGCAAGCCAGGGCTCCGCCGGCCCAGGCGAGGAGTTCCGCGTCGGCGTGCGTTTCAAGCTCGTCGACCGCTGGCATGTCTACTGGACCAATCCCGGCGACGCGGGCATTCCGACCACCGTCGAATGGGGCGCGCCCGAGGGCTTCACCGTCTCCGAAACGCAATACCCCGCGCCAATCCGCTTCGGCGGAACCGGCGAGGAGCTGTCGGGGTACGGATACGAGAAAGAGGTGCTGCTTTTCGCCGACGTGCGCGCGCCCGACGATCTCGCCCCCGGGGACGTGACGTTCACCGCGAAGGCGGCGTGGCTGGTCTGCCGAGAAAAGTGCATCCCGGGCGACAAGGAGCTTTCGCTGACCTTGCCCGTGCATCCGGCGGAAACCGCGGGCGTTCACGCGAGCCTTTTCGATCGATACGCGGCGCTCGTCCCCGTGTCCGACGCCGATGCGACGCAGGTGAATGTCGCCGCGACGCTGTCGGCAAGCGCCGTGCGCCCGGAGGAGGAATTCACGGCGCTGTTTGTCGTGCGCGCGGCGGGCGATTCGAAGATCGCCGCGCGCCGCGATGCGCACATGCCGTTGTTGATCCCGTCCGCGCCGCAAAACTACGAGGTCGATTCGGTCACGACGCTCGAGGCGGGCCCGGCCGAGGAGCTCGCCGTGAAACTGACCGGGCGCACTTTCCCGGGCGACGCCGCATCGGAGAAGGTCGGCGGCGTCTTTCAGCTATCGCTCGTGCGCGGCGAGGAATCGACGCCGCTGGCCGTGTCGTTTGAAACGGCGCTGCCGCGCGTGCCCGCCGGTGCCGCGGTCACCAAAAACGCGCTGTCGTCCACGGACATTTCGCGCGGATCGGCCGGACCCGATCCCATGAAAGGCGCGCTCGGCACGCCCGCCGCGGCGCCGCCGTTTTTGCTGATGCTCGTGTTCGGATTTTTCGGCGGCGTCATCCTGAATTTCATGCCGTGCGTTCTGCCGGTCGTGTCGATCAAGATCATGACGCTGATGCGCCACGCGGAATTGACGCCGCGCCAGATCCGCGTCCACGGCGTCGCGTACACCGTCGGCATCGTGGCGAGCTTCGCGCTTCTGGCGGGGCTCGTCGGCGTCCTGAAGGCCGGCGGCGAGGCGGTCGGCTGGGGATTTCAGTTTCAGTCGCCGCTTTTCGTATCGCTGCTCGCGGCGGTGGTGTTCGTCTTCGCGCTCTCGCTGTTCGGCGTGTTCGAAATTCAGGCGCCGTCGAGCGGCCTGTTCGCCGAGGCCTCCTCGCGCGAGGGCATCGCGGGGTCGCTCGCGAGCGGCGCGTTCGCCACGCTATTGGCCACGCCGTGCACCGCGCCTTTTCTCGGCACCGCGCTCGGATTCGCGTTTTCGCAACCATTGATCACGACGTTGCTCGTCTTCATGACGATCGGCCTTGGCCTCGCGTTTCCGTTTCTGGCGCTGGCGTTCGTGCCCGCGTGGGCGCGCTCCTTGCCGAAGCCCGGCGACTGGATGGACACCTTCCGCGCGATCATGGGCTTTTTGCTTGTCGCGACGGTCATCTGGCTGCTGGATGTCCTCGGCCAACAGGTCGGCGCCGCGGGGCTGACGCGCATGCTGATCTTCCTCGGCGTCCTCGCGGTCGCCGCGTTCATCGCCGGCCGCTTCGGAAGCATCATGCGCGCGGCGCGCGTGCGCGCCGTCGCCTACACCGTCGCGCTGATCATCGCTCTTGCCGGAGCCGCGATGACGCTGCGCTTCACCCCCGCGCCCGCGAGCGCCGCCGGGGTCGATCAGTCGGGCGGACACGCGTGGGAGGCGTTTTCCGAGGATCGCGTGCGCGAGCTGGCCGACTCCGGCCGGACGGTTTTCATCGACTTCACCGCCGCGTGGTGCTGGACGTGCAAGGTCAACGAAGGCGCCGTGATCAACACCGACGAGATTCGCGAGGCGTTCAAGACCTACAACGTCGCGGCGGTGAAAGGCGACTGGACAAGCCGCGATCCCGCGATCACCGCGTATCTCAAGCGCCACGGCAAGGCCGGCGTGCCGCTTTACGTCGTCATCGCGCCCGGCCGCGCCGACGCGCCCGTGCTGCTGCCGGAGATCGTCACGCGCGACATGGTGGTCGAGGCGGTGAAACGCGCGGCCGAAAGCGCGTCGTAA
- a CDS encoding polysaccharide biosynthesis tyrosine autokinase gives MPVPQRSDEIHIGDYLSILYRRRFVALLAFLAVFVSVAIHTFLATPIYQASSTIQIKDQTKKSLLSELVQLDQTNTVAAEIEIIKSRSVAEQVVRNLRLDTVLMGFPYGVGLKFKDADVGAGRQGNVFTVTITGDDGAFEVSSKDGALGTGQVGKPFAADEDDEKRRVAFLLTGKGYVKGAYFRFAQQPFRLAVQNVMTKTDVAQVGDKTQILRVYYVDPSPWVAREVVNAVVETYQTRNIDENAKEARETLKFINSQLSLVQENLTGAEENLRDYKMGENTTSLGEETSALIDTYAQFALERSRIEIDERQYQAILAALTGGSEPAFGLPSLNMENTMLANLGLRLSELQTKKQELLSQYTESHPAVVTVRTQIEELGEKIREVVQNTLKTLAARKGEIDRVLDDLGEELKALPDKERRLAELIRAREVNQEIYTFLLQKREEARITEAATIGNIRVIDDAEMPLRPIKPNVRLNLMLGFVSGILLAIAVAFFLEFIDDSLKSTEEVERFITRPIYGIIPRIPEKRAPEPEAPPTPISANLVTHHAPKSPISEAFRTLRTNIHFADPDHSIREILVTSAGPSEGKSTIVSNLALTFANTGKRTVIVDCDLRKPNVHNFFDVSRDPGVTTILSGDTPWSEVARPTAIENMWVIPSGPIPPNPTEMLSSNAMKELVDTLRAEFDMVLLDSPPVVPVTDAAILASFVRATLLVVELGRSRASGVNRAIDLLDKVNANLLGLVTNNISAGYRYDYGYYQYYYYYGGDGQEKKRRKRRRGRYGY, from the coding sequence CCGTACCGCAGCGCTCCGACGAAATCCACATCGGGGACTACCTCTCCATCCTCTACCGGCGGCGGTTCGTCGCGCTGCTCGCGTTCCTGGCCGTATTCGTCTCCGTCGCGATCCACACCTTCCTCGCGACGCCGATCTACCAGGCGTCCTCGACGATCCAGATCAAGGACCAGACCAAAAAGAGCCTGCTCTCGGAGCTCGTGCAGCTCGACCAGACCAACACCGTCGCCGCGGAGATCGAGATCATCAAGAGCCGCTCGGTGGCCGAACAGGTCGTCAGGAATCTGCGTCTCGATACCGTGCTGATGGGCTTTCCTTACGGCGTCGGCCTCAAGTTCAAGGACGCCGACGTCGGCGCCGGGCGGCAGGGCAACGTCTTCACCGTCACCATCACCGGCGACGACGGCGCGTTCGAGGTCAGCTCGAAGGACGGCGCGCTCGGCACGGGGCAGGTCGGCAAACCGTTCGCCGCGGACGAGGACGACGAAAAGCGCCGCGTCGCGTTCCTTCTGACGGGCAAGGGATACGTGAAGGGCGCGTATTTCCGCTTCGCGCAACAGCCCTTCCGCCTCGCCGTGCAGAACGTCATGACCAAGACGGACGTCGCGCAGGTCGGCGACAAGACGCAGATCCTGCGCGTGTATTACGTCGACCCGAGCCCCTGGGTCGCCCGCGAGGTCGTCAACGCGGTCGTCGAGACCTATCAGACGCGCAACATCGACGAAAACGCGAAGGAGGCGCGCGAGACGCTGAAGTTCATCAACTCGCAACTTTCGCTCGTGCAGGAAAATCTCACCGGCGCCGAGGAGAATCTTCGCGACTACAAGATGGGCGAGAACACGACGAGCCTCGGCGAGGAAACGAGCGCGCTCATCGACACGTACGCGCAGTTCGCGCTCGAGCGCAGCCGCATCGAGATCGATGAGCGGCAATACCAGGCGATCCTCGCCGCGCTCACGGGCGGCAGCGAACCCGCGTTCGGCCTGCCGTCGCTCAACATGGAAAACACGATGCTCGCCAACCTCGGCCTGCGTCTTTCGGAATTGCAGACGAAAAAGCAGGAACTGCTTTCGCAATACACCGAGAGTCACCCCGCGGTCGTCACCGTGCGGACGCAGATCGAGGAGCTCGGCGAAAAAATCCGCGAGGTCGTGCAAAACACGCTCAAGACGCTCGCGGCGCGCAAGGGCGAGATCGACCGCGTGCTCGATGACCTCGGCGAGGAGCTGAAAGCGCTGCCCGACAAGGAGCGGCGCCTCGCGGAGCTGATCCGCGCGCGCGAGGTGAACCAGGAAATCTACACCTTCCTGCTGCAAAAGCGGGAAGAGGCGCGCATCACCGAGGCGGCGACCATCGGCAACATCCGCGTCATCGACGACGCCGAGATGCCGCTGCGCCCGATCAAGCCCAACGTGCGCCTGAACCTGATGCTCGGCTTCGTTTCCGGAATCCTGCTCGCCATCGCCGTCGCGTTTTTCCTGGAGTTCATCGACGATTCGCTGAAATCGACCGAGGAGGTCGAGCGGTTCATCACCCGGCCGATCTACGGGATCATCCCGCGCATCCCCGAAAAGCGCGCGCCCGAGCCGGAGGCGCCGCCGACGCCGATTTCCGCGAACCTCGTAACGCACCACGCGCCGAAATCGCCGATCTCCGAGGCGTTCCGCACGCTGCGCACGAACATCCACTTCGCCGATCCGGATCACTCGATCCGCGAAATTCTCGTCACGAGCGCCGGGCCGTCGGAGGGAAAAAGCACGATCGTCTCGAACCTCGCGCTGACGTTCGCCAACACGGGCAAAAGGACCGTTATCGTCGATTGCGACCTGCGCAAGCCGAACGTGCACAATTTCTTCGACGTCTCGCGCGACCCGGGCGTCACCACGATCCTTTCGGGAGACACGCCCTGGAGCGAGGTCGCGCGGCCGACGGCCATCGAAAATATGTGGGTGATCCCCTCCGGGCCGATTCCGCCGAACCCCACGGAGATGCTGTCGTCGAACGCGATGAAAGAGCTTGTCGACACCCTGCGCGCGGAATTCGACATGGTGCTGCTCGACTCGCCGCCTGTCGTGCCCGTGACCGACGCCGCGATCCTGGCAAGCTTCGTCCGCGCGACGCTGCTTGTCGTCGAACTCGGCCGCTCGCGCGCCTCCGGCGTCAACCGCGCGATCGACCTGCTCGACAAGGTCAACGCCAACCTGCTCGGCCTCGTCACCAACAACATCTCCGCCGGCTATCGCTACGACTACGGCTACTACCAGTACTATTATTATTACGGCGGCGACGGCCAGGAGAAAAAGCGCCGAAAACGCCGCCGCGGACGGTACGGGTACTGA